The DNA window TCTTGATTGTATTGTGAATCGAAGATGGCTTAAGAGAACAGAAGTGTTTTCTTTAATTTTATTATTTGCAGGTACTCTACTTGCAGCTGGTATTATCGGCACTGACTTGAGTGGAATTCAATGGCAAGGTTGGGCTTGGGGAATGGGCGCTGCTTTTTGTTTTTCAGCATTCATGTTTATTAATGGTAAACAAATTCCTGGTATGGATACTTCTGCACGCCTGTTCTACGTATCGTTTTTCGCAGCCATAGTCGTCGGGTTTTTCCAAACACCTGAAATTGTTTGGAACGGACAGTTGTTTAGTGAAGGCTTATGGATATACGGATTATTACTGGGCTTTTTCGGCATAATTATGCCGATTTATTTCTTCTCGGTCGCCGTGCCACATGTTGGCTCTGGACTCGCTTCTATTTTAAGTGCAATGGAGTTGCCAGTCGCTGTAGTAGCATCTGTACTCATCTTGCATGAGACATTATCTCTTCTTCAAATCTTAGGAATTTTTATCATTTTAATCGGAATGATACTTCCGAGTATGTTTGATCGAACCCCTAAAATAGTTCAACAGATTTAACGGCCTGCTGCTCCAGCAGGTCGTTTTATGTTTAGTTCGAGCAAAATAAGGAATAGATAACTACAAAGACAAAAGGAGTGGTACTGGATGAATCAACAAGAAGTAAAAAAAGAGGCATTAAAAATACTCGAAAAAAGTTATGTGGGAACACTTGCAACTGTTAAAGGCAACAAACCCCATTCGCGTTATATGACTTTTTTTAACGATGATTTCACACTCTATACGGCTACAAGTAAAAAAACACAAAAAGTTGATGAATTAGAAGCAAACCCTCATGCCCATATACTTTTAGGCTATGACGGTGAAGGCGTTGGCGATTCATTCCTAGAGATTGAAGGAAGCATGTCGCTAAATGATGATCGTGAAATGATTGATAAAGTGTGGAACGAACATTTAGAAGGCTGGTTTGAAGGTCCGGATGATCCAAACTTAACCATTCTTGCGATTAAACCAACCCGTGTACGCTTAATGAATAAAAAAGGACAAGAACCACAAACTCTCGAACTGTAAACAAAAAACCGGCTCAACGTTATGAGCCGGTTTTTATGTTTTAAGAATTTCGCGAAGTCCTTCTTTATTGAACATTAAATCTTCAAGCGTATATTCATCAAGCACTGTCAAGTAAGCATGAAGCGCCTTCCCTAAAACGCCGCGAAGGCCACATACCGGTGAAATTGGACATCGATTTGTAGCTGAATCAAAACATTCGACCAAATGAAAATCATCTTCCATTTTTCTCACGACAGTCCCAACATTAATGTTTTGCGGGAGATCCGCAAGACGAATACCGCCACCACGACCTCTAACAGTTTGGATAAACCCGGCTTTTCCAAGTTCAAATGTAACTTTAGTTAAATGATTTTTAGATATATTATATGCTTCAGAAATTTCTTGTATGGTTGTCAGCTTATCAGCTTCTTTTGTGCCTAAATAGATCAATACACGTAATGAGAAGTCTGTATACATGGTCAATTTCATTTTTCTCACCTCTTCTGCCTGTCTATTATAGCGATTTTATCATTTGTTCGAAAGTAAATGAACCTCGACCAAAATAGAAAAGGAGTGTTTTATATGTTATCAGAACAAACACGCGAAATCGTTAAATCTACTATACCTGTTTTAGAAGAACACGGAGTAGCTATTACTACTCGATTTTATGAAAATCTTTTCGTCGCTCATCCTGAATTGCTCAACATTTTTAATCAAGCAAATCAAGCACAAGGTCGACAACAAGCTGCACTTGCAAGTTCTGTACACGCAGCTGCCGTTCATATTGATAATTTAGAAGAAATATTGCCAACGGTTGTTCAAGTGGCACATAAACATGTAAGCGTAGGTGTCTTACCTGAACATTACCCTATTGTTGGTGAGTATTTATTAAAAGCGATGAAAGAAGTATTAGGGGATGCCGCAACCGATGAGATTCTTGAAGCTTGGGCTGAAGCATATGGCGTTATTGCAGATGCTTTCATACAGGTTGAGAAAGACATGTACAAAGAAACCGAAGAACAAAAAGATGGTTGGATGTTTTTTAAAGATTTTATAGTAGCACGAAAAGTAAAGGAAAGTGACGTCATTACTTCTTTCTACTTGAAACCTGCAGACGGATCGAATATACCACCTTATACACCGGGTCAATATATTTCAATTCGTTTGACAATGCCCGGAGAAGAATTTTTAGTTATTCGCCAGTACAGTCTTTCTCAAGCACCGAATCCAAACGAATTCCGCATTTCCGTTAAAAGTGAAAATGACAACGATCCAAATGGCGTAGTCTCAAACTATTTGCATCGCAGCCTCAATGAAGGTGACCCCATTGAAGTAAGCGCTCCAGCTGGTGTCTTCGTTTTAGATGTCTCGAAAACTACACCGGTGGCTTTTATTAGTGGGGGTGTCGGTATTACCCCGATGATGAGCATGTTTGAAACGGTTGCGCATTCTACGCCCGAACGTTCCACTACATTCTTGCATGGAGCGCGAAATGCAAATCAGCACGCATTCGATTTAGATATTCAATCGTATGCCGAAAAAATGGAGAATGCTCGCTATAAAACCGTTTATTCAGATGAGCCCAATGGTTTTATTACCCGGAAAATGCTAGAAGACTACGTAGATCCTGCGAGTGATGTTTACGTATGTGGACCACCTCGCTTCATGGAAATTATGATCCACGAGTTGCACGGCATGGGGATTCCAGAAGAACAAATCCATTACGAGTTTTTCGGCCCGGCGATGGATTTACGTATGGATGATGAATAAATGCACTATCGCCCAGCATCCGCTGGGCTTTTTTGCGCTTGGACAGTATTTCGTGTATTTGGACAGTAAGTGATGTCATTCGGACAGTATTTCATCAATTTGGACAGTATTCGAACGGAAGTCGACAGTATCGCCATTTAATGGTAATAAAAACATTAAAAGATGATGCACTTACTTGATGTGACACTTTTGTGAACCTAAATGTGTCTAAATTTTAAAGATGTATTTTAAATGTATCTTTAAAAAGATTACAAGAGTATAGTCAAGTTATAGAAAACAAAAGGAGAGATTGACTATGTTATCAGTAGAAACAAGAACAATCATTAAATCCACAGTACCGGTATTAGAACAACATGGTGGAGCGATTACAACAGTATTTTACAAAAATCTGTTTGAAGCGCATCCAGAACTTTTAAATATATTTAATCACGCAAATCAAAAACAAGGTCGTCAGCAAGCAGCTTTAGCAAACACGGTTTATGCTGCAGCCGTTCACATTGACAATCTTGAAGCCATTCTTCCAGCAGTTGTGCAAATTGCCAATAAACACGTTAGTTTAGGCGTCAAACCTGAACATTATCCAATTGTTGGTGAGTTCCTATTAAAAGCCATCAAAGAAGTATTGGGTGATGCAGCAACAGATGAAATTATGGGAGCTTGGGAACAAGCTTATGGCGTTATCGCAGATGCCTTTATCGGCGTTGAAAAAGACATGTACGCAAATATGGAAACGCAAGAAAATGGCTGGAGTGTATTTAAGGAATTCACAATTGTCCGCAAAGAAAAAGAAAGCGACAATATCACTTCTTTCTATTTGAAACCAGTGGATGGTAAAAACGTTCCTACTTACAAACCTGGCCA is part of the Planococcus sp. PAMC 21323 genome and encodes:
- a CDS encoding RrF2 family transcriptional regulator, yielding MKLTMYTDFSLRVLIYLGTKEADKLTTIQEISEAYNISKNHLTKVTFELGKAGFIQTVRGRGGGIRLADLPQNINVGTVVRKMEDDFHLVECFDSATNRCPISPVCGLRGVLGKALHAYLTVLDEYTLEDLMFNKEGLREILKT
- a CDS encoding EamA family transporter, with translation MKNWIYPLMVVVAASCYGVLSTIIKVAMKNGFTAAEAVTSQYFIGFALAALLFFVTQRKMPKIKGWKILVLSGSSTAVTGMVYAHSLNYLPASLAVVLLFQFTWIGMFLDCIVNRRWLKRTEVFSLILLFAGTLLAAGIIGTDLSGIQWQGWAWGMGAAFCFSAFMFINGKQIPGMDTSARLFYVSFFAAIVVGFFQTPEIVWNGQLFSEGLWIYGLLLGFFGIIMPIYFFSVAVPHVGSGLASILSAMELPVAVVASVLILHETLSLLQILGIFIILIGMILPSMFDRTPKIVQQI
- the hmpA gene encoding NO-inducible flavohemoprotein, translated to MLSEQTREIVKSTIPVLEEHGVAITTRFYENLFVAHPELLNIFNQANQAQGRQQAALASSVHAAAVHIDNLEEILPTVVQVAHKHVSVGVLPEHYPIVGEYLLKAMKEVLGDAATDEILEAWAEAYGVIADAFIQVEKDMYKETEEQKDGWMFFKDFIVARKVKESDVITSFYLKPADGSNIPPYTPGQYISIRLTMPGEEFLVIRQYSLSQAPNPNEFRISVKSENDNDPNGVVSNYLHRSLNEGDPIEVSAPAGVFVLDVSKTTPVAFISGGVGITPMMSMFETVAHSTPERSTTFLHGARNANQHAFDLDIQSYAEKMENARYKTVYSDEPNGFITRKMLEDYVDPASDVYVCGPPRFMEIMIHELHGMGIPEEQIHYEFFGPAMDLRMDDE
- a CDS encoding pyridoxamine 5'-phosphate oxidase family protein — its product is MNQQEVKKEALKILEKSYVGTLATVKGNKPHSRYMTFFNDDFTLYTATSKKTQKVDELEANPHAHILLGYDGEGVGDSFLEIEGSMSLNDDREMIDKVWNEHLEGWFEGPDDPNLTILAIKPTRVRLMNKKGQEPQTLEL